AAACCCAATATGATGAAATGCGCATGGATTTGTCTTCAAAGAAAATACTAGCAAGATCAAGAGGGGAAGGAAATCGAACCCACAAAAGCTCTTGAATCTTGGTAATGGTCGACCACCACACCAAGCCAGTCCCTAATACATATGGACTCTTACAGCCTAAAATTTTGAAGTCTGAAGTTGGCACTACCACAATGGACATTTACTGATAATGAAGTAAACAAGACCAGTAATAGCAGCATTTAACTCAAATTATCCCAATattttaccccaaaaaaaaaaaaaaaaaccatgccTTTTCCTTCTCCATGACCTCATAGTGTCGCCCAAAGCTAAGGTACAAAAATTAGAGGAAAGAATTGAGATTACaagttatttttaaaatatccaGCGCCCAAAGAATCTGGGCATCAATATGAATTACTTCCGCCAAACAGATCAAAACACCAATGCAGTCCATACGAATACATAATATGCAAATTGCTTGTAACAatctttaattaaaaggataCTCTGCTCGATGATACagtaaattcatcaaaattcctTTGCATGTGAAAGGATTAACCAACATAATGTACAAAAGACATGTTTTGGGGACAAAGAGCAGATGCGATGGCAGAAAATTTAGAGATACTGGCCCGAACACATTTACATAGGCAGCAAGAGGGGCGCTACGATTTTATGTGACAATATTTTAAATCTTAAAAAcgtggaagaaaataaaaggtaCAGTCAATGTGTAAGAGAGAGCTTCAGCAGGCGATAGGCATTCAGCATAAAAGGGCCCCATAAACCACCAAATTTCCCATATTGTTAGACTAAACTTCTAAATGCTGGATAAAGTACTGCTTTGTGCTTGACTTTCCACTCCGCAAGTCCCAGAGGGCATGAGAGACGAAGCACACGAACAATCAAGTATGCCAATGAGTATCCCAAGTGAAACTAGATACCTAAGTTCCCAATAAAACAAACTTAAGGATATGTTTCCCAAAGATAAGTTCGTCAGCATGAATCATAACAAGTTCATCCAACTTTCACTCTCACCGGAATTCTGTCTGGGTACTTCTCCCTTATCCTGGCAGCCTCCGCGCGCCTCTTCTCTGGGTTTTACAAAAGAAATACAGGACGGGCTTATTAATCGACACGTTTGCAATTGAAGCTTTAGCAGCAAATTAACCCCGAATGCAAATTGCCACTCAAGGAAGAGAAACACACACCCAGATCATGCTCTTGCTTGAAGTAACTCTTAGCCATTCCACCAGCCGCTATAGCCCCAAAAGCATAAACCAACTGGTAAAATTCAACATAACAAAAGAGAACAATTAATGATCACAACAACAGAGCCTTCCAAGTTATCACCCCATCCCTGCACGCCTTATCCAAAAAGGTAGTTCAACTTAGCGGTACATTCAAATTTAGGAGGTGAAGCCAGTTGCCCAAGCCAAAGGGAgaagaacaaaattaaaaaaagaaaaaagctcaAAACTTTATCTCCTTCTCACAGCCCTGAGCACAGATTTTATCGACGATCAGACATACAAAgaatcaaaaaccaaaaagaaaacgcGAAGCAGCCCAGGATTTTGCGTATTCAAGTATGAGCACTGTCGAAGCCAAGCACCAAGATGAGCATCGACTGATTCCCAAACAAAAAACTCGAAATCAACGACCTCTGACCTAAAGAAGCACGGGTTCGCAAGCGGTGGACTAATCGAGAGGCAAGCTGAAGCTGATGATCGTCGTACCTTGTTGGGTTATGGACGAGGGTTTGgtcgagagagaaagagagctttTCTCTTGGGAGAGAAATCTTGTGAAACCCGTGGGAATCAGTTGGAGAAGATAACGAGGATATTTGCTTTGTATTTCGAGTAATTTTCCAACTACTCCATTGTCGATCCCCACCTTtaatattaaccctttttaaTTAAGTgatacttaaaattttaaaaaataataataataaagaaagaaggaaaaaaaaagttacgatGATAAATAATTCAACCTCTACAATAGtcaatcttcttccttttttctaagGAAGGAATTGATGGAGTATACAAAAAGCCCCGTACTTGGTTCGAGATCGTCTGTTTCGTTTTTCcatcttattttaaattattctctATTGAAGATTTGAAGTAGATTTCGAAACAAGTTTTTCTTATTCGAATTAGACTGTTATCGCATTTTTTACGACCTAACCAAAGTTAACAAGATTTCACTCAAATCAAAATGTTGAACCGTGGCATGTTTTCGGCACATGAAACATCAACCTCCACCTAATCATATGAATGGTGGCACGCCGCGGGAGAATTAGGGAAACAACATTGGATCATGGAAAAGAAGATCAATAATCTTCGGTCGAAAATTAAAGTCTAAAAGGACCAAATGGGTATTAATTAATATATATTGTCGAGTCAGGTGGCCAGCGAATGAAAACCCCACCATTTTATGGTGGCCAAAAAGTTGCCATTTGAACTaaactgagaaaaaaaaaaccatattgAGAAAAATTTATAGATTCCGGATTCTGATTGGCCTCATTGCTCCATAAGAAAACCAACTTCCACCCAGAATCGATTGAGACAGAATCGTGCTCCTCTTCCTTGGACTGGAAGGAACTGGTCATGCTTCTTTGAATTCCAACCAAGCTTGGCAATCATGTAGATTGGCATGATTACTTAGAAGTCTCTAATGTTGCACCCAAAGACCATATAAAAACTTTGGATATGCAGCTTTTGCAAAAGTTAAAAAGACTGCAAAttgatgggtcaaaaatgaGAATATCCTTTTATTCCCAACCCCTTTTGGAGACTGAGAAGGCCCACTCTTCATCATTTTGCCTGCGAGGAAATACTGTAAAACTACTCTACGGTGGCCCGGATAGTCTCATTCTGCTTAAAAAAGTCAACTTTTTATAGTTATGGTGCTCCAGTGATGAAGTATAAGAGTTATGCTGTGTTTGATCTTCAGTCTCTGGGTTTGGGTTAAACTGTTCGGAAGTTGCAGACTGACGTCTGATCGCCTAGAGATTATTAGCTAATGAATTGAGCTAGAGTTTAGCTAGAGTTTGTGGTTGGAAGAGAGATCAGTTCTGCACTGTGGTTTAGCAGCCCTCAGTTCTATCACCAGATCAAGCACTAAGATCATCAACATTTGAAGAGGCAGAACTTTGAACCAGGTCCTAAGTGTGGTTTCCGTTGGCCCGAGATCTCATCACGGTGAGCAGTTCCGAAACCTTGGTGAAACACAAAGGTTCTTATGAAGAGACCAGCCTAGCGGTTTCGCGCTGTTTCATTAGCTGGTTCAGCATGGAGGTTGGAGGATGGATGGATGTTAGCTTCTGATCCTGATCCTGAAGCTATTGGTAATGCTAATTCCTTCTCCTATCTTGGGTGCTAATCAGATCTCCCAGATTCACATTGATCGCAACGTCGTTTCCAAGAGGTCATCATATTCCTGTCTCGGTAATGTTAATACTATACATCAGCAAGAGACATGTCTCGAGCCGTAAGGTTCGTCGCTGGAAGTAGTAAGTGTTCCTTGATCGTTGTTCATATCATCGCccgaacagaaaaaaaaataataataataaggtaTGTAAAAACTCCTAGGCCGGTTCCAGCTTCCCTCCTAGACTTGCGAATCCTGAATAGACAGGTAAAGATCTCCAGGACTGAGAGAAGACAGCTCGCTCTCATCTGTGAATGACTTCGCCAATAAGGCCTTCCTCAGGTCGCCCGAGGCGCGCCACTCGTCAATGCTCGCCAATTGTTCCGAGTCCAGATACGGAAGCTCTCTTTGATTTAGGATATTCATCACTTTCACCGTTCTTCCGAGAAGAAGAGCGGCGAACCGCACGCTCTCTTTTCGTTCCTCGATGCCGCTGCAACAGCACTCGGTGAACATGACATGTTCTAAGTTGGTAAGGCAGGCCGCAATAATATCAGAGATCATCCTCGCTAGCTTCTCGAAGATTCTACTGCTCATATCGCAGTCGCTACCCTTGCAATCGAGCAGTAGGGTCTCACTTATCCGGTACATGGAATATGCAGCCAGGACTTTGACGGGCCACATAGAAGGGGATTCCATTAAACATCCGGTGGTCGGTAGGGCTTTGAATTCAACAAAAACGTTCTTCGCGGTGCCCCCGAGCGCTTCGAGCACGTCCCTCATGCTGTTTCCTTGGAGGGACAGTTTGTGGAGATCTACATCGAGCCATTTGTGGTAGAGATCAACTTCCAGAAACACAATGCTTGCCGCCTTGCGTGTGTTCACCAATTCTTGTTTTGCACACAGCCTCTCTTCAACTAAGTTGACATACGTCAGGCCCTCACGAACGCCCTGCAGCAGTCGTTTTCTGGCATGTGGGTCGATGTTCGGAATAGCGAGCCCAAGGCTTGCTAAGGTCACGATCGGCAGCGCCCAGTTGTTTGGAGGTTCTGCAGAATCCAGTGGCGGAACTGCATCACTGTCGAAACTCATCACCCCCCCGAACAAGCGAGATGGAGTCTCTTCCAGGAGTTGTATGAGATGTTTGGGCTGATTTTTCTTCCCCATCTTGATCCAACATTCGGTGGCGTCGCAGTTGTTCCGCATCATGGTATGGACCAATTCTTCCTCACCCTCGAGATGCAAAACATAACGGCTGAGGTCTGGTGGCTTCGAGACCGAGCCTTCTAGTCGCAAACTGGAGTCCAAGTCGTTGGTTGAAACGCTGATGTTCAATTTGAGCTTCTTCCTCAACTCGCAGCACAAGTCACAGAACAACAAGATCCGGCTCATGAACAGAATCGAGATCAGCCTCACGACCTTGCTTCCCAACACGATCCCGACTTGTATTCCAGTAAGCATCTCCAAAACCACCCTCTTTGCATCGTGGGTGAGCTTCCGACAATGCCGGCTTGGGATGTGTAAACCTAACGGACACTCCTTGATCTCTATGAAACACTGTATCCAATGCTTTTCGAGCTTGAATTCGTCCTTGTAGCTCTTGTTCCCCCGCTTCGGGCACTTGAATTTGATGGCAATGAACCATCGGAAAGCCGGGGCAATCGTGCCAACCCCAACCGCGATATTCTGGGCGATGAGAATCACCATGCTCGACCACTTATAGTCGGACTCACCATTGCAGAACTCGAACCTACCGGGCATCAGGTAAGACCGGAGCATCGCCTGCACCAGAGTCATTGCGCTCAGGAGGCAGAGTGCCCCGGAAGCAGCGCACGTCACTGACCGCCCAACGACGAATTGCGGGTTGCCGGTATGAGCCATCATCCCATACTTCATCAGGTCCTCCTTGAGCTTATCGAAGACAGTCTCGCGACTATGGCTCGAGCTCTCCTTCAGGGCCAGCTCGTGCTTCTTGCAATACTTCATCTCCAAGTAGCACTTCGTGGTTGGGACAACCGCGGCTGAGAAGCTCAGCATCATCAGCAAGAGCAGCATCAGGAGCATCACGAAGGCATGTTCCCTCCGGTACGTGTAGATCACTCCAGTGCCCAATTGCATACAAATGTTCACGATCGACGTGATGACAAGAATTGCAAGAGCAATCATGTTGGACAAGAGCTCCTTGTTCTCCATCGCCCCAAGAGAAGGCATCAAATTGCCCATCACAGTGCAGATCAGGACCGAGCTGCTGAGCTTGGCGAGCTGGTCCTGGCGGCGCGGCATGGGCGTGTTGAGGTCGACGGAGAGCTTGACCGCGACCGCGATGATAGTCAGCGACGTGGCGTTGAGGGCGAAGAAGCGGCTCGGGAACCAGAGCCTCCGGTAGCGGAAGGCAGCCACGGCGTCCACGGCCATGGCGACCGCGCAGGCTAAGGAAGCAGCTGCTATGTAGATGCCAATCCAGGGCATGGGCTTGCTGAACTCGGCCACGTTGAGGCTTCCATTGATGCTGCAACCAAACATGACGCCCTTTCGTTTCCAGGGATCGATTCCCCTGTTTCCTCTGAATCCGTATCCCACAAAAGCTCTGTTTTTTTACTGGGGAAATTCTTGATAGGAAAGCTTTTGAGGATGGTCAAGTGAGCTCCATTTTTCCAGATCCATGAACTAGACCTCCACTTGCAAGTCAACTACAATTAAAAACCATTTCAAAAGAGGCGGCTTCTCATTATAATTTTTGTGGGATTTGTGCGGACAATTACCATTCATTGGCTCTGCCTCTGTAGTTCAACAAAAGTCAAATGTTTCAGATATTGCAGAAAGTGGAGGGGACAGTGATGTTGCACGTGACATCCATAATCTTAGTGGTGggcatttcttcttttcttcaaataaattaAGAGGGTGGGTGGAGATCAAAGGTTAAGATTGTcgttacaaaatttaaaaaaaataacaaaatttagtCGTGTCGTGTGAAGATTTGGGACGACGACGTTTTACTCACTCCCGCTGAACGAAAACCAGCACCGCGGTTTAACTCTCTTGTCTTTTAGCCTTAGACTTGAGTCGATTGCCAAAACAATACGTAGATGTAATGGCTGAGGTAAGACATTTGTCTCGagcaatgaaagaagaagaaagacagAAAGTACCAACGTAAGGCATTCGCGTTTGGACATTGCCAGGGTAATAAAATTAATCCTCCGTCGTTGTTTTGGACCATGTCAAGCACAGAGATCCCAAGACATTCTCGAAAAGAAGAATGGCAGATATATTTTGTCATTATTTGGACCCCGGCAAGATGGATTTGAAATGGAGAACGATATATCCGACGTGGAAAAATCCACGTACGTTCATATGGACATGTATGCGTGACGGTAGATTTGAATTAAGAAAAATCGGCTtgagatatatatttttttttatggaattgaaattaatttgaagTGAATGTATCATGAAGTACCGGTTGGGGATTGTCCGGGTGggataaaaattaatttgggataaatatgttatGCAATATTATTATggaatttttaatggtattaaccACCGGTTGTTCAATTGTATCCTTCTATTTTCACAAGCTTTCTAATTGAGTTCCTTCAACACCAAATCTGACCAAATTCAGCTAGCGTAACTATTAGAAGACATCAAAGTACGAGGCAAATGAAATATAAGGATGCACACATGGACGTGGTGGGAAAAGTGTAGTCAACACGGATGACATTGGAGTTTGATGTGGATAAAATTTAGCTAATCCGTACCGGCGAAATTTAGCTCCTTCAAACTAATAGTCATGTCAATTGGATTTACCTGGATTTGGTGTCGAaagaatttgattaaaaaatttgtaaaacCAGAAAGTTTAAAGGTATAGAAACTTAATTGgagaaaatagttttttttttaaaggaaaaaaaagtgctACTATAGCAACTTAGTCCGGGCCGGACTTAGTTCTCGAATGAAATAGCAACTTGGTTCGgttcgggccgggccgggccgagatTTCTCCTGGATTCGGGTTTCCGCTTGATCCGATTGTtttgctcctcctccttcgtccTCCGCCTCTATGGTGACCAGAACCAGGTAGCATATTGAGCAgcagttagagagagagagaatggggacGAGGACCAATTTCTACAAGAATCCTTCATTCGCTTACAACAGAGACTTCAATCTCTCCTCTGCTCTTCGAAACCTCAAAGGTAACTCCCTTCTTTTCGCTTCCGCTGCTTCATTTTCACTCTCACGATTCGTTAGATTGCCGAGATAACGAGCACACGTCAATTTTGGAGATGACTACTTCCTGCATTGCTTGTTTCTGCGGAATCGAGCTTTATCTTCCTCAGCTGCAAGAGTGTGCTAATCGCATCGCCGAATCGTCtctctaatttttctcatttgattCGTTGCGTTTGTCGGTTCGCTCGGTTGCTTTGATTCTGAACCTGTAGCTTACAACATCGTGACTGGAAGCGCCTCCTTGACTGATGGAGAACCTTCGAATGATGTGAAAGTCGAACGCCGTAAGCGTCGCCGAGACTCTGAAGCGCCGTGTGGCGGGAGCCGCGGCGCGATGGAGGACGATCGCCCCATGTCTCACGAGGAATACGTAGAAAAGACGAGGCAATTGTGGATTCGTTTTTGCGCAGTTTATTTAAGACGCCGACTTTATGGTATCTTGTTCTTACCGTATCGAATTGATTGAGCAGGAGAGAAACGAGTGCAGCTCAGGTTTATCAGGAATTGACTCCTGATGTTCTGGTAATTTACTCCCCTTACAGTTTGGCGATATGAGATTGTTTTTCTTAATAACACTCGTTGGGTTGCTTTCCTTTTGTAGGGGGCTTCGAGTTCGGGTTTGAACTTAGTTGACTATGGAAGTACGTCCTGTTTGGGATTTGTGGTTATTTTCTGAAGCATTTAGATGTCATTGCCCGTGGAAGAACTTTATGCCTCTTTCTATAGGCCATGCAAAGTCGTGCATGGGATATGATTTGATTCAGTTTGTCTTTGGTGTTCTTAAAATTATGTCCCATGTAACGTCTGTTTCCATTTTCATGTATTAATATTATCCCAATGCAAATGTTATTCAGATTGATCACGGTGTCTCATTGTGAATGTTAATCTTGTGTTGTTGCCATTCTTGCAGGCGATGGAAGCACTTCTGAAAAGGATGAAGAGAAAGAGACTGAAGTTTGTGGTTTGTCTTAAAATCTGTTCTTCTTTCTTCCGCACTCTAAGAAAATGGAATTGGGCAGATAAATCTAAAGTTTCGCAAAGGGTTTTCTTGCTTTTGGGTGATTGAAATAACCTGAGACCTGTTTACTGTTAGGCCCATTGCATAATTGATTTAATGATTTCATTAGCTATGTCATCTACGGGTTCTGGAAATATGCAATACACTTTTGACTTGGTGTCTCTTCCAAACGTTTACCTGATGTGCCTTTTGTAGGCAATATTGTTGAAGGAGACCAAACCAACAAGGAAAGCAATCTAGTTAAGATTAGAAGTGAGCAAAGATTTCCCCTGCCTGGAGAACCGGTTTGCCTGGTGTGTGGAAAATATGGAGAATATATTTGCGATGAGGTGAAATTTGTAAACTGGAGTTCTGAGCACTTTCTTATCATTGACATCTGGCTAGATTACATTTAGATGATGCTTG
The sequence above is drawn from the Rhodamnia argentea isolate NSW1041297 chromosome 9, ASM2092103v1, whole genome shotgun sequence genome and encodes:
- the LOC115736895 gene encoding uncharacterized protein LOC115736895; translated protein: MFGCSINGSLNVAEFSKPMPWIGIYIAAASLACAVAMAVDAVAAFRYRRLWFPSRFFALNATSLTIIAVAVKLSVDLNTPMPRRQDQLAKLSSSVLICTVMGNLMPSLGAMENKELLSNMIALAILVITSIVNICMQLGTGVIYTYRREHAFVMLLMLLLLMMLSFSAAVVPTTKCYLEMKYCKKHELALKESSSHSRETVFDKLKEDLMKYGMMAHTGNPQFVVGRSVTCAASGALCLLSAMTLVQAMLRSYLMPGRFEFCNGESDYKWSSMVILIAQNIAVGVGTIAPAFRWFIAIKFKCPKRGNKSYKDEFKLEKHWIQCFIEIKECPLGLHIPSRHCRKLTHDAKRVVLEMLTGIQVGIVLGSKVVRLISILFMSRILLFCDLCCELRKKLKLNISVSTNDLDSSLRLEGSVSKPPDLSRYVLHLEGEEELVHTMMRNNCDATECWIKMGKKNQPKHLIQLLEETPSRLFGGVMSFDSDAVPPLDSAEPPNNWALPIVTLASLGLAIPNIDPHARKRLLQGVREGLTYVNLVEERLCAKQELVNTRKAASIVFLEVDLYHKWLDVDLHKLSLQGNSMRDVLEALGGTAKNVFVEFKALPTTGCLMESPSMWPVKVLAAYSMYRISETLLLDCKGSDCDMSSRIFEKLARMISDIIAACLTNLEHVMFTECCCSGIEERKESVRFAALLLGRTVKVMNILNQRELPYLDSEQLASIDEWRASGDLRKALLAKSFTDESELSSLSPGDLYLSIQDSQV